In Streptomyces durocortorensis, a genomic segment contains:
- a CDS encoding DUF4188 domain-containing protein, whose translation MFAKPIPGRTTAAAEGDVVVLLIGMRINHFWGVHHWLPVFAAMPRMLRELTRSKDRGLLGYTLLTGSPRTYYVVQYWESKEKLYAYAAAPDMFHRKAWAMINRKEKKSRQHVGLWHESYIVPEGGYESIYADMPAYGLAAATGVLPITARGRRAADRLAHRSAAQESGPEPGKGKAAATALGRPSGKGEE comes from the coding sequence ATGTTCGCGAAACCGATACCGGGCCGGACGACGGCGGCGGCCGAGGGCGATGTCGTCGTCCTGCTCATCGGGATGCGCATCAACCACTTCTGGGGCGTGCACCACTGGCTGCCGGTCTTCGCCGCGATGCCGCGCATGCTGCGGGAGTTGACCAGGAGCAAGGATCGGGGACTGCTCGGCTACACGCTGCTCACCGGCTCGCCCCGGACGTACTACGTCGTCCAGTACTGGGAGTCGAAGGAGAAGCTGTACGCGTACGCGGCCGCTCCCGACATGTTCCACCGCAAGGCCTGGGCGATGATCAACCGCAAGGAGAAGAAGTCCCGTCAGCACGTGGGGCTGTGGCACGAGAGCTACATCGTGCCCGAGGGCGGCTACGAGTCCATCTACGCCGATATGCCGGCGTACGGGCTGGCCGCGGCCACCGGCGTACTGCCGATCACGGCCCGGGGCCGCAGGGCGGCGGACCGGCTCGCCCATCGGTCGGCCGCGCAGGAGTCCGGGCCGGAGCCCGGGAAGGGGAAAGCGGCTGCCACGGCGCTGGGGCGGCCTTCCGGAAAAGGGGAGGAGTAG
- a CDS encoding MerR family transcriptional regulator — protein MRLSELSEQSGVSTATIKYYLREGLLPAGQRVSATQAEYDEAHLRRLRLVRALIQVGRLPVATAREVLAHVDDESLGRTIRLGAALWALPHGPAPDEDAPETAVARSHVASLLAELGWSTTLELGELSPVYRSLVASVATLVRLGYPCDIGYLTRQARIMEQAAVHDLDEMETYGSEAEQVEKAVASAVLYEPLLTSLRRLAQSEESARRYGL, from the coding sequence ATGCGACTCTCGGAACTGAGCGAGCAGAGCGGCGTCTCGACGGCGACGATCAAGTACTACCTGCGCGAGGGGCTGCTGCCCGCCGGGCAGCGGGTCAGTGCGACGCAGGCGGAGTACGACGAGGCGCATCTGCGGCGGCTGCGGCTGGTGCGGGCGCTGATCCAGGTCGGACGGCTGCCGGTGGCGACGGCCCGCGAGGTGCTCGCGCACGTGGACGACGAGTCGCTCGGCCGCACGATCCGCCTGGGAGCGGCTCTGTGGGCCCTGCCGCACGGGCCCGCGCCGGACGAGGACGCCCCGGAGACCGCCGTCGCGCGCAGCCATGTGGCGTCGCTGCTCGCGGAGTTGGGCTGGTCGACCACGCTGGAGCTCGGTGAGCTCTCCCCCGTCTACCGGTCGCTGGTCGCCTCGGTGGCCACGCTGGTCCGGCTCGGATACCCCTGTGACATCGGCTACTTGACCCGGCAGGCCCGGATCATGGAGCAGGCCGCCGTGCACGATCTGGACGAGATGGAGACGTACGGCTCGGAGGCCGAGCAGGTCGAGAAGGCCGTCGCGTCGGCGGTGCTCTACGAGCCGCTGCTGACGTCGCTGCGGCGGCTGGCGCAGAGTGAGGAGTCGGCCCGCCGGTACGGTCTGTGA